GCCCATTGGATGGTGTAATAATAATCGCTCGTGCCTTTCAGCGTGATCAGCAGCGCGGTCTCGCTGTGGCGGGTCGGGCCGCTGTCGATGCGGCCGCAGCCGATCACGGCAGCGAAAGCCTCGAAGCCGCCGAATGTCATGGCGCCGAGCGGCTGCGCCGCAAAGCTGTCGGGGCAGGCGGATTTGAAGCCGCCGGCGATCGTGGCGGCGAATGCTTCGGGGGAGTGACCCGGCGTCAGCGTCATGCCTTTCTCGCCTGTCACCGTGATCATCTGCGTCCAGCGCTCGGCCGTCTCGCCCTTGAGCACGGCTTCGCGGATGTAGTGACCGCCCTTGGTGTTCTCGAACACCACGGTGAATTGCGAGGGCATCGCGAAGCTGACGAGCTGGCCGAAGATCGGCGAGATCACGCGGAAGGATTGCGGTGCCTGCGCTTGCGCCGCCACCGCGAGCAGGAGCGAAGCGGCGAGAACCGTTGCTGTCGTCGTCGGGCGCATCGTTCTGCTCCGAAAGCCGAAGGATAGAAACGCGAGCGGGCAAGGATGCTAGCATCGCATCCTTGCCCGACCCTTGTCGTCCGCCAATAGAATCTTACCAGGTGCAGTGACCGGCCTTGAGCGCATGGTCCTTCAGCATCAGCGCGTCGACGAAGGTCGGCACGGTCTCGCTGGCGCGGTGATAGCCGGCCGGCCACGGCGTGGTCGGGATGCTCTCGTCCCAGATCTGGCAGAAGCCGGTGTCCTGCCAGCGGATCAGGTGATAGCTGGCTTCGGCAGGGCTCGCGGCGACGAAGGCCGTGACGGCAAGACCCGCGGCAGCGCACAGCATGGAAATACGACGCATGATAGCTCCTCAAATGAAAGATGTGATGCGCCTCCCGACAATGACGGGAGGAGGTGGCGCGGGACGCTTTCAGGCAGGCGCCCCGGACAAGATGTGAGTAGTTCCATTCGCGCGGTAGGTTCAAAGCGTGCGCGCGGGAAACGCCTGATCTCGCCCGAAAAAGCGAGGGCGCCGGCAAAGCAAAAGGGCGGACCGCTTGCCGCGATCCGCCCTTCCGAACGCGATCTGTCGCGTGAGGCCTACAGCGTGCAGCGGCGCTCCCCGCGCAGCTTGATCTGGAGATCGGAGGCCTCGGTGAAAGTCGGGAGCGGCTTGCTGACGACCTTGTAGGTCGAGGCCCCAAACTGGAACGGCTTGTACTTCAGGTCCTCGTTCCAGACCTGGCAGATGCCGGTGTTGTCCCAGCGGATCACGTAATAGCCGACCTTCGCCGACGCAGGCACGGCAAACACGGAACTAGCGATGCCGGCAACGGCACAGAGGGCGAGAACGCGACGCATGAAGTATCTCCTTGTGGGGAAGGGTGAGCGGAAAGTTCGTGCGGTAAAAGCAGGTCCTTTGCAAGCCGGGGAGAGCGGCCGTTCACGGACATGTCAGACGCAGCGGCGCACTTGGTTCGGCCGCGTACCCGCCAAGCCACACGCGCTTAGGCCCGGCTCACTTCGCCAGCGAAGCCACCGCCTCGATCTCGATCAGCATCTTCGGATCGGGCAGGGCGTGCACCACGCAGGTGGTGCGCGCCGGGTAGGGCGGCGGGCCGAAGCTGCCTGCATAGAGCGCATTCATCGCGGCGACATCGGAAGCGCGGGTCAGTAGCACGTTGACCTTGACGAGGTCGCGGAACGTCGCGCCGGCCTCGTCGAGCACGCGGCGGATGTTGATGACGACGTTGGCGAACTGCGCATCGAAGCCCTCGGGCAGCGCGCCGTGGGCATCGAAGCCGGGAATGCCGGAGACGAACAGGAGGTCACCGACGCGCGTCGCAAACGACAGCGGCGGCGCCTTGACGTGCGGCGGGGGCGCGAAATGCTGGATCGGCATGGGTCACCTCGGGGACATGTGGGCGCATGAGCGTAGCGGCATGCGGGAGAGTTGCAATCGGCATTGGGCGAGGGGGCAAAAACAAAATTCGAAAACAACCCCATGCACAGTAGAAAAGACGAGGTTTGTCAGTTGGTTCGGAAATACAGAAGTAAAAGTTGACGCGTCGGGCAAAACACTGGCAGAATGGCATGATCGCGGCGGCCTCGGTGGGTGTGGTTCGCCTCTCCCCGCGTGCGGGGAGAGGCCGGAATTTGCGGAGCAAATTCCGGGTGAGGGGGAATCTCCGCGAGTCCAACTGTCACCGTTTATGCGGAAGCGGCCCCTCACCCCAACCCTCTCCCCGTAAGAACGGGGCGAGGGAGCAGACCGTGCAAGCGGAAACAACATCGTTCCAACGCGCCCACCCCGATCATGTTGCCGCCGCGATCGATCGGATAGATTCGTCGCGTCTGATTCGCTTTCCCCCTTGAAAAATAGTCCCCGGAGATTCTGCATGAAGATCGCATCCACCTTCCGCGCCGCGCTGGTCGCCATTGCCGCGCTTGCCGGCCTCTCGACCGCCGCACGGGCCGACGGCGGCACCGTGGTGCTGACGATCTACAAGGCGGGCTGGATCATCGGCGGCTCGGGCGGCTCCGGCGTGCTCAACTTCCGCGGCCGTGCCTATTCGCTCTCGACCGGCGGGCTCGATTACGGCCTCGTCTTCGGCGGCTCCAAGACCGTGCTGCGCGGCCGCGTCTCCAACATCAACCGCCCCTCCGACGTCGCCGGCGTCTATGGCGCTGCCGGCGCCGGCCTCGCCGTCGGCCGCGGCGCCCGCGCCATCGTGTTGACCAACCAGAAGGGCGCGGTGCTGGAGCTGACCGGCACGCAAGTCGGCCTGATGGCGAATGCGGATCTCAGCGGGCTCGCGATCACGATGCGGTAGGCGACGGTGCCGTAGGGTGGGCAAAGGCGCGCAAGCGCCGTGCCCACCATCGACGTTAGCGACACACGAAAAAGTTGGTGGGCACGCTTCGCTTTGCCCACCCTACGAGACCGCCGATTAGGCCGACACCATCGCATGAATCCGCTCGCAATGCGCGACGAGATTTTGGTGCGCATCGACGAACGCCTTCAGCGGCGTCGGGATCGGGACGTAATAGATGTTGGCGACAAAGCCGTAGATGCCGGCATCGACGCTGGTCGGCGCTGCGCCGTGCACGAAACCGTTCGCGGGCACGATCTCGGCCAGCACCTGCAGATCGGCGAGGCCCCGCGCGTAAGCCTGTTCGGGCGTGTAGCGGCCGATGCCCTGGAAATGATAGCGCTGCGCGTTATACGCCTTGGCCTTCTCGAACCCTTCCGCATTGATCTGCGGATGCTGCGCGATGAAGCCGTCGCGGAATGCCGGATAGAAGCGCTCGTCCTTCCAGCGCGAGTACGACATCACCCAGTAGAGATCATCCAGCATGCGCGTGACGAGGTGATTGGTTCGTCGCTGCTCCGCTGACAGCGCCGCATCGATGGTCAGGCGATATTTCGCGATCGCATGCGCGATGATGGTCTCGCTGTCGCCGATGGTCTCGCCGTCGTCGACGATATAGGGCAACTGTCCGCGCGGCGCCGCGGAGGCGTCGAAGATGTGCTTGTGCACGAAGGGCACGCCCGCGAGCTTGAGGAAGGCGTAGACCTTGAGGCCGTAGCCGTTGTTGTCGGCGACGCCGAACAGTTCTGGATAGGAGTAAAGGGTCAGCATGCGGCGGCTCCCCTGTGATGGCGGGCCAGCATGCAGGGGAGCGGGCACGGAGGCAATGGGGAGCGCAGCTCTCGTAGGGTGGGTTACGAACGCGACGCCGCGGTGAACACCGCCAGCTGCGCATCGAACGCGCGTCGGAACGCCGGCCGCGCTTCACCGCGGGCGACATAGGCGGCGATGTCAGGATATTCCTCCAGCAGCCCCGATGTGTTGAGCCGGCGCAGCGCGGTCACCATCATGAGATCGCCGGCGCTGAAGGCGCCGTCGAGCCACTCTGCGCCGCCGAGACGGCGGGACAGTTCGCCGAGCCTGACACGGACGCGATCCCTGAGCATGGGCAGGCGCGCCTCGTACCAGCTCTTGTCGCGCTCGAACAGCATCGCCATGCCGAGCTCGACGATCGGCGGCTCCATCGTGTTCAGCGCGGCAAACATCCATGCGATCGCGCGCGCCCGCGCATTCGGCTCGACCGGCAGCAGCCCGGCATGGTGCTCGGCGATGTGCAGCACGATCGCGCCGGACTCGAACAGCGCGAGATCGCCGTCCTCATAAGTCGGAATCTGCCCGAACGGATGCCGCGCAAGGTGCGCGGGCTCTTTCATCTGCTCGAACGAAACCAGGCGGACGTCGTAGGGCTGCTGGATTTCCTCCAGCGCCCAGCGCACCCGCATGTCGCGCGCCTGTCCCCGGCCGCGGTCGGGCGAGTTTTCGAAGGCGGTGATGGTGGGAGGCATTGGCGGTCTCCGGGGTGATCGTCAGGTCCAGAGGACGAGCGAGCGGGGCGGTTTCCGACAGGCTATCCGATTTTCCGCGTAGGATGGGTAGAGCGCAGCGAAACCCATCGTCCGCTTCCATTGAACCGCCGCGCCTGCCGTTTCGCTCGGATTGATGGGTTTCGCTGCGCTCTACCCATCCTACGGCCGCTCGAAAAAATTCCGCTTCTCCATGTCGGGACGCCGCTCCCTGCCGCGTCCTTGGGATGCCCCGCGCCCCCGCGCTGAAAGGAGCCCCGCTCATGACCTCCATCACGCCGTTCCTCTGGTTCGACAACAACGTCCCCGAGGCCGTAGCGTTCTACAAATCGGTGTTTCCCAACGCAAAAGTCGAGACCGTCAGCGACTTCATGGCGGTGTTCGAGCTCGAAGGCCAGCGCTTCCACGCGCTCAACGGCGGGCCGCGATACCGCTTCAACGAGGCGGTGTCGTTCTTCATCAGCGTGGAGACGCAAGGCGAGGTGGATTACTTTTGGGAAGCGCTCACCGCGGGCGGCGGCGAGGAGTCGCGGTGCGGCTGGCTCAAGGACAAGTTCGGCCTGTCCTGGCAGGTGATCCCGACCGCGCTCGGCCGCTATCTCGGCGATCCCGACCGCACCAAGGCAAACCGCGTCATGCAGGCCATGATGGGGATGCGGAAGATCGTGATCGCGGAGCTGGACAAGGCGTATGCGGGGTGAGCCCCGCTGCCGTAGGGTGGGCAAAAGCGCGTCCTTCGCGCGCCGTGCCCACGTGCTGCCGGGACTCACGAAGAAATCGTGGGCACGGCGCTGACGCGCCTTTGCCCACCCTACGGAGCTACGCACTGATCCACGCCGCCAGCTCCCGCCACGGCTCGATCGTCCAATGGCCCGACGCCGCACCAGACGGCGACGGCAGCACAAATATCTCCGGCAGGCTTGCATCGCGCACCTGCCGCCCCAGCGCAATCGCAGCTGACGGCCTGCCATAGAACAAGCTCGCCGCCTTCTTGCTCGTGAACGCAATCGTCTTCGGCCGGTACTTCTCCATCTTCGCCCTGAACTCCGGCACGTCGATCGTCTCAGCCGCGATCTGGTGATCCATCCCGGCCCCCGTCTTGGAGAGATCGGTGAAGCCGATCCCGAGCTCGATCAGCGCTGCGAACTCGCCCGGCTGATAGCGCCGCGGCGTGATCCCGGCCTCATGGATCGCCCGCCAGAAGCGGTTGCCGGGATGGGCGTAGTAGTGCCCGAGCTCAGCCGAGCGCGTCGAGGCAGCGGTGCCGACGAAGACGAGGCGGAGGTTGGGGCGGAGCTGGTCGGGGAGGCGGTGGGGGGTGGGAACGGGCAAATCGACCAACTCTGGGGTTGTAGCCCGCATGAGCGTCAGCGACATGCGGGGCCGCTGTCAATCCCGGATGTCGCTTCGCTCATCCGGGCTACGGGCTGCGCTCTGCCAGCCTCTTGATCCATTCGCCGTTTAGGCCATGGAGCGCACCTTCAATTGGCCAGCCAGGAGACGTTTCGATCAAGTGAAGCAACGACCAAGCAAGGCCGAAACAGTCATCTGGCCCAAACAGTCGCACCAAAGCCCTTGCCTCATCATCCGTAATCGGTGTTTGCACTTCGCCGAGCAAAGTCTCCAGCTCCCGCAGTACCGACGCGGTGGCAGCGCTCGAACTCGGCAACGGGCCGATTTGAGTAAGGCGCTTAACGGCTGGCTGCACTATTGCGTTCTCCCATCATCGTCTCATCGAATTAGTAATGGCTCAGCGATGGTGCTCAACAAGATTTCAAAGCTTCGTTGCGATGGTGACGTTGGTCTTCGCTCAAATTCGTAAGCTGTGTAGGTGGATACTACTCATAAAGAAGCCGAGCTTTCGCCCGGCTTCTCGTTTCTTATAGACGCTCGAGTAAGCCCGCGCATAACGAGCAGAGAGATTACAGCACCCGATTACTCTCCTTCACCTTCTCCGCGTCCAGATACACGCTGCTCCCCATCTCCTTGAACTTCGCGCTCATCTTCGCCATGCCGTCCTCGGCGGTGCCGCTGATCGACATGCCCACGCTGTTCGGATCATTCAGCGTCGCCGCATAATCCCGCACGTCCTGCGTGATCTTCATCGAGCAGAATTTTGGTCCGCACATCGAGCAGAAATGGGCGACCTTGTGGGCTTCCTTCGGCAGCGTCTCGTCGTGGAAGTTTTTCGCAGTGTCGGGATCGAGGCCGAGGTTGAACTGGTCGGTCCAGCGGAATTCGAACCGCGCGCGGGAGAGGGCGTCGTCGCGCAGTTGCGCGGCGGGGTGGCCCTTGGCGAGATCGCTCGCGTGGGCGGCGATCTTGTAGGTGATGACGCCGGTCTTGACGTCGTTACGATCGGGCAGGCCGAGATGCTCCTTCGGCGTGACGTAGCAGAGCATGGCGCAGCCGAACCAGCCGATCATGGCCGCGCCGATGCCTGAGGTGATGTGATCATAGCCCGGCGCGATGTCTGTGGTCAGCGGTCCAAGCGTGTAGAACGGCGCCTCGCCGCACTCCTTGAGCTGCTTGTCCATGTTGATCTTGATCTTGTGCATCGGCACGTGGCCGGGGCCCTCGATCATGACCTGGCAGCCCTTGTCCCACGCGATCTTGGTCAGCTCGCCGAGCGTTTCGAGCTCGGCAAACTGCGCGCGGTCGTTGGCATCCGCGATCGAGCCCGGACGCAGGCCGTCGCCGAGCGAGAACGAGACGTCGTACTTGCGCATGAGATCGCAGATCTCGTCGAAATGCGTGTAGAGGAAGCTTTCCTTGTGATGCGCGAGGCACCACTTCGCCATGATCGAACCGCCGCGGGAGACGATGCCGGTGACGCGGTTGGCAGTGAGGTGGATGTATTGCAGGCGCACGCCGGCATGGATGGTGAAGTAGTCGACGCCCTGCTCGCACTGCTCGATCAGGGTGTCCTTGTAGAGCTCCCAGGTGAGCGCCACCGGGTCGCCGTTGCACTTCTCCAGCGCCTGGTAGATCGGCACGGTGCCGATCGGCACCGGCGAGTTGCGCAAAATCCATTCGCGCGTGGTGTGGATGTTGCGGCCCGTCGAGAGGTCCATCACGGTGTCGGCGCCCCAGCGGATCGCCCACACCATCTTCTCGACCTCTTCCTCGACCGACGAGGTCACGGCCGAGTTGCCGATATTGGCGTTGATCTTGGTGAGGAAGTTGCGGCCGATGATCATCGGCTCGAGCTCGGAGTGATTGATGTTGGAGGGGATGATGGCGCGGCCGCGCGCGATCTCGTCGCGCACGAACTCCGGCGTGATGAAGGCGGGCACCGCGGCGCCAAAGCTCTCGCCGTCGGCGAGCGCTGCCTCCGCGCGCTCGAGCTGCTGCTTGCGGCCGAGGTTCTCGCGCGCCGCGACGTAGATCATCTCCTTGGTGACGATGCCGGCGCGGGCGAATTCGAGCTGTGTGATCTTGTGGCCGTCGAGGCCGCGCAGCGGCTTGTGATAGGCCGAGAAGGCGCGCGCGGCCTTGTCGGTGGAGACGCTGCCATTGTCCTCCGGCTTGATCTGGCGGCCCTCATATTCCTCGACGCCGCCGCGCTCCAGCACCCACTGCTTGCGGTTGCGCGCAAGGCCGGCGTTGACGTCGATGGTGACGGACGGGTCGGTGTAGGGGCCCGAGGTGTCGTAGACCGGAAGGTTCGGCTCGCCCGCGCCTTCGGAGAGGATGATCTCGCGCAAGGGCACGCGGATGTCCGGTGCGGCATCGGGCGAGGCGAAGATCTTCCGCGAGGAAGGAAGGGGGCCGGTGGTGACGGCGGGGATGGTCTTGTCGGGGTTGGAGCGGATGTTCATGGGATCCTCCTTAATTCAGTTCGTTGGCGTCGCTGCGCGAGCGACAAATTCCGCTGTCATCCCCGCGAAAGCGGGGATCCAGTATTCCGAGGCGGTGCGGCTAGAGTCGAGAGGCCGCGGCGTACTGGATCGCCCGGTCAAGCCGGGCGATGACAGTTGAGGGTGTGGAGCGGGCGTGCGCATCATGCCGCCTCCTTCTGGCCGAGCCACTGCCGCACGCGCGCGTCCGGGTCGGCGTTCTGGGTGACGTCGGACACCACGGCGATGGAATCCGCGCCGGCGGCAAAGATCTCCGCGGCGTGCTCGAACTTGATGCCGCCGATTGCGACAAGCGGGATGTTGCCGATGCGCTTCTTCCATTCCGTGATTTTTGGAATGCCCTGCGGCTCGAAGCGCATCGATTTGAGTGTGGTGAAGAAGATCGGGCCGAGCGCGACGCAATCGGGCTTGGCTTCGAGCGCGATCGCAAGCTCGGCGTCGTCATGAGTGGAGATTCCGAGCGACAGGCCCGCCTCGCGGATCGCCTTGAGGTCGGCATCCGCCAGATCCTCCTGGCCGAGATGCAGGTATTTTGCGCCGGCGACGATTGCCGCGCGCCAGTAATCGTTCACGACCAGCTTGGCCTGCGTGCCCTCAGTGATCGCCAGGGCGTCGGTGACGATCTGGAGCGCCTCGGCATCGTTCAGCTCTTTCGCGCGCAGCTGGATGGTGCCGACGCCGAGTTTTGTCAGCCGCTCGACCCATTTGAGGCTGTCGACGACGGGATAGAAGCGATCAGGATACGGCATGCCAGAACGGAGTCCCAACGACAGGGGTGGAGGGGGAGGCGAAGTCGCGGGCGTTCATCAGCCCGGCTTCAAAAGCGGTGCGGCCGGCATCACAGCCGAGGCGGAAGGCGTTCGCCATCGCGACGGGATCGGCGGCTTTTGCGATGGCGGTGTTGAGCAGCACGGCGTCATAGCCGAGCTCGAGCGCTGCGGCCGCATGCGAGGGCGCCCCTAAGCCGGCATCGACCACGAGCGTGATGTCGGGCAGGCGCTCGCGCAGCAGCTTGAGCGCATCGCGGTTGGTGATGCCCTTGGCGCTGCCGATCGGAGCGGCCCACGGCATCACGACCTTGCAGCCGGCATCGACCAGGCGGTTCGCGACCGAAAGGTCCTCGGTGCAATAGGGGAACACCTCGAAGCCGTCCTTGATCAGGATAGTCGCGGCTTCGACGAGGCCGACGACGTCGGGCTGCAGCGTGTCGTTGTCGGCGATCACCTCGAGCTTGATCCAGCTTGTGCCGAACAATTCACGCGCGAGCTTTGCCGTGGTCACCGCTTCGCGCACGCTGCGGCAGCCGGCGGTGTTCGGCAGCACTGTCACGTCGAGCTCGCGGATCAGCTTCCAGAATGCATCGCCAGTCTTGCCGCCGGCGGACTCGCGTCGCAGCGACACCGTGACGATGTTCGAGCCCGACGCGCGGATCGCCGCCTGCATGATCGCGGGCGAGGGATAGAGCGCGCTGCCGATGAGGAGGCGGGAAGAGAAGGATTTGCCGTAGAAGGTCACCATGGCTTGGGTGTCTCCCTAAATGCAGCTGTCATCCCCGCGAAGGCGGGGATCCAGTACGCCGCGGCAATGCGGCTAGAACCGTGATGCCGCGGCGTACTGGATCGCCCGGTCAAGCCGGGCGATGACAGCGGAGTGTGTGGTGGGCGCTTCATCCCCTCACCCTCCCTGCCGCGGCGTGATGATCTCGATCTCGTCGCCGGCATTGAGCGCGGTTTCGGCCCAGCGGCTCTTCGGCACGACGTCGTAGTTGAGCGCGATCGCGAAATGGGTGCCCTCATAGTCGAGCTCGGAGAGCAGCGCATCGACGCTGGCCGCGTTCACCTCGCGCTGCTCGCCGTTGACGATCACGCGCATTGCATCACCTCATTGTCGATCTGGCCGCGCTCGACGTAAGCGAGCGTCAGCTCGGCGAGCGCCGGCGCGATCAGGAAGCCGTGGCGGTAGAGCCCGTTGACGCTGATCTCTTCGCCGCGAATGCCGATGCGGGGGAGATTGTCGGGAAAGGCCGGGCGAAGCCCCGAGCCGAATTCGACGATGCGCGCTTCGCCGAAGGCGGGATGCACGGCATAGGCGGCGCCCAAGAGCTCCAGCGCGGAGCGGACGCTGACGCCGGTGTCCTCGGCCTCGATCGAGGTGGCGCCGAGCATGAACAGATTGTCCTCGCGCGGGATCACGTAGAGCGGCCAGCGCGGATGGATCAATCGCACGGGGCGCGCCAGCTGCACCTCGTCGGTCTCGATCAGGATCATCTCGCCTTTGACGCCACGCAGCTCCGGCTGTTCCTCGCGCGCGGCAAGGCCGCGGCAGTCGATCACGATGCCTTTAGGATCAAGGCTTGCGAGATCCTTGGCGCTGACGTCGCTGTCGAACTTGATGGTGCCGCCGGCAGCTTTGATCCGCGCGTGCAGCTTCGGGAGCACGCGGCGCGGCTCGACATGGCCCTCGGCCGGGAAGAACAGCGCATCGCGAAAACGGCCTTCCAGCGACGGCTCGAGCTCGGCGAGCGCGGCGGCGTCGAGCCGGCGGTGGCCCTCGGTCATGCGGGCAAAGCGCTCGAAATCGTTGCGCTCGCGCGGATGGGCGACGACGAGGGAGCCGTTGAAGGGGGTGTCGGGCAGCTCGCGCCGCCAGATGTCGAGGGAGCGCTGGCCGAGCCTGGAGATGATGGGTTCGGCGACCTCCGCCTCGCACCAGGGCGCCAGCATGCCGCCGGCCCAGTGGCTGGTGGATTCGGTCATCGCCGCGTCACCGCGCTCGTGTAAGGTCACGGCGTGGCCGGCCTGCGCGAACAATAGCGCCTGCCAGGCGCCGGCAATGCCTGCGCCGATAATGGATACCGGTGAATCCGATCGCTTGGTCGTCTGCAACATCCC
This is a stretch of genomic DNA from Bradyrhizobium sp. CB2312. It encodes these proteins:
- a CDS encoding glutathione S-transferase family protein encodes the protein MPPTITAFENSPDRGRGQARDMRVRWALEEIQQPYDVRLVSFEQMKEPAHLARHPFGQIPTYEDGDLALFESGAIVLHIAEHHAGLLPVEPNARARAIAWMFAALNTMEPPIVELGMAMLFERDKSWYEARLPMLRDRVRVRLGELSRRLGGAEWLDGAFSAGDLMMVTALRRLNTSGLLEEYPDIAAYVARGEARPAFRRAFDAQLAVFTAASRS
- a CDS encoding thiazole synthase, encoding MVTFYGKSFSSRLLIGSALYPSPAIMQAAIRASGSNIVTVSLRRESAGGKTGDAFWKLIRELDVTVLPNTAGCRSVREAVTTAKLARELFGTSWIKLEVIADNDTLQPDVVGLVEAATILIKDGFEVFPYCTEDLSVANRLVDAGCKVVMPWAAPIGSAKGITNRDALKLLRERLPDITLVVDAGLGAPSHAAAALELGYDAVLLNTAIAKAADPVAMANAFRLGCDAGRTAFEAGLMNARDFASPSTPVVGTPFWHAVS
- a CDS encoding VOC family protein, whose protein sequence is MTSITPFLWFDNNVPEAVAFYKSVFPNAKVETVSDFMAVFELEGQRFHALNGGPRYRFNEAVSFFISVETQGEVDYFWEALTAGGGEESRCGWLKDKFGLSWQVIPTALGRYLGDPDRTKANRVMQAMMGMRKIVIAELDKAYAG
- a CDS encoding RidA family protein: MPIQHFAPPPHVKAPPLSFATRVGDLLFVSGIPGFDAHGALPEGFDAQFANVVINIRRVLDEAGATFRDLVKVNVLLTRASDVAAMNALYAGSFGPPPYPARTTCVVHALPDPKMLIEIEAVASLAK
- a CDS encoding mismatch-specific DNA-glycosylase, with protein sequence MPVPTPHRLPDQLRPNLRLVFVGTAASTRSAELGHYYAHPGNRFWRAIHEAGITPRRYQPGEFAALIELGIGFTDLSKTGAGMDHQIAAETIDVPEFRAKMEKYRPKTIAFTSKKAASLFYGRPSAAIALGRQVRDASLPEIFVLPSPSGAASGHWTIEPWRELAAWISA
- the thiS gene encoding sulfur carrier protein ThiS, giving the protein MRVIVNGEQREVNAASVDALLSELDYEGTHFAIALNYDVVPKSRWAETALNAGDEIEIITPRQGG
- a CDS encoding glutathione S-transferase family protein, with the protein product MLTLYSYPELFGVADNNGYGLKVYAFLKLAGVPFVHKHIFDASAAPRGQLPYIVDDGETIGDSETIIAHAIAKYRLTIDAALSAEQRRTNHLVTRMLDDLYWVMSYSRWKDERFYPAFRDGFIAQHPQINAEGFEKAKAYNAQRYHFQGIGRYTPEQAYARGLADLQVLAEIVPANGFVHGAAPTSVDAGIYGFVANIYYVPIPTPLKAFVDAHQNLVAHCERIHAMVSA
- the thiC gene encoding phosphomethylpyrimidine synthase ThiC — encoded protein: MNIRSNPDKTIPAVTTGPLPSSRKIFASPDAAPDIRVPLREIILSEGAGEPNLPVYDTSGPYTDPSVTIDVNAGLARNRKQWVLERGGVEEYEGRQIKPEDNGSVSTDKAARAFSAYHKPLRGLDGHKITQLEFARAGIVTKEMIYVAARENLGRKQQLERAEAALADGESFGAAVPAFITPEFVRDEIARGRAIIPSNINHSELEPMIIGRNFLTKINANIGNSAVTSSVEEEVEKMVWAIRWGADTVMDLSTGRNIHTTREWILRNSPVPIGTVPIYQALEKCNGDPVALTWELYKDTLIEQCEQGVDYFTIHAGVRLQYIHLTANRVTGIVSRGGSIMAKWCLAHHKESFLYTHFDEICDLMRKYDVSFSLGDGLRPGSIADANDRAQFAELETLGELTKIAWDKGCQVMIEGPGHVPMHKIKINMDKQLKECGEAPFYTLGPLTTDIAPGYDHITSGIGAAMIGWFGCAMLCYVTPKEHLGLPDRNDVKTGVITYKIAAHASDLAKGHPAAQLRDDALSRARFEFRWTDQFNLGLDPDTAKNFHDETLPKEAHKVAHFCSMCGPKFCSMKITQDVRDYAATLNDPNSVGMSISGTAEDGMAKMSAKFKEMGSSVYLDAEKVKESNRVL
- a CDS encoding thiamine phosphate synthase, whose amino-acid sequence is MPYPDRFYPVVDSLKWVERLTKLGVGTIQLRAKELNDAEALQIVTDALAITEGTQAKLVVNDYWRAAIVAGAKYLHLGQEDLADADLKAIREAGLSLGISTHDDAELAIALEAKPDCVALGPIFFTTLKSMRFEPQGIPKITEWKKRIGNIPLVAIGGIKFEHAAEIFAAGADSIAVVSDVTQNADPDARVRQWLGQKEAA
- a CDS encoding FAD-dependent oxidoreductase, with the translated sequence MLQTTKRSDSPVSIIGAGIAGAWQALLFAQAGHAVTLHERGDAAMTESTSHWAGGMLAPWCEAEVAEPIISRLGQRSLDIWRRELPDTPFNGSLVVAHPRERNDFERFARMTEGHRRLDAAALAELEPSLEGRFRDALFFPAEGHVEPRRVLPKLHARIKAAGGTIKFDSDVSAKDLASLDPKGIVIDCRGLAAREEQPELRGVKGEMILIETDEVQLARPVRLIHPRWPLYVIPREDNLFMLGATSIEAEDTGVSVRSALELLGAAYAVHPAFGEARIVEFGSGLRPAFPDNLPRIGIRGEEISVNGLYRHGFLIAPALAELTLAYVERGQIDNEVMQCA